In a genomic window of Chrysemys picta bellii isolate R12L10 chromosome 1, ASM1138683v2, whole genome shotgun sequence:
- the LOC135977434 gene encoding DNA (cytosine-5)-methyltransferase 3-like, translating to MPATLSSPNRDLIAHEVNENQRSIEEICICCGSFQIHTQHPLFHGGICTPCTENFLETFFLYDDDGLQAYCTICCSGKTLLTCDDPTCNR from the exons ATGCCTGCTACACTCTCAAGCCCCAACAGAG ATCTTATTGCACATGAAGTAAATGAAAACCAAAGGAGTATTGAAG AAATCTGCATCTGCTGTGGCAGTTTCCAGATTCATACCCAGCATCCCTTGTTTCACGGAGGAATTTGTACTCCATGTACG GAGAACTTTCTGGAAACATTTTTCCTGTATGatgacgatggccttcaggcctattgcacaatctgctgctcggggaagactctgctaacttgcgatgacccaacttgtaataggtaA